The sequence CCCGACTCCACCAACATCTGGATTGACCGCTGCACCCTCGCCGACTACAATGACGACCTCAAGGTCTTTTCACTCTTCCTTCCCCTGTAAATCTTATTACTATATTGCAAAAAAACTGCTATCCGATGTGGAAATTTTGTAGTAATCGATATATTAGCTTCACGATTGAACCAACCAATTAACAAATTACTGCACGCAGATGCCATTTTATGCGGCACGACAAGACGATGCTCATCGGTGCCGACCCCACGCACGTCGGCGACCGATGCATCAGGGTCACCATCCACCATTGCTTCTTCGACGGCACGCGGCAGAGGCACCCCCGCCTCCGCTTCAGAAAGGTTCACCTCTACAGCGACAAGATTTTGGAACCAACAACCACGGCTTGAATTCCCATTTACACATAATTTTAGCTTTTGTTAACATTTAAATATGGGGGAGCAGGGTGACGCACTAGTGTTGTCATATGCATCAACTACCGTTTGACTATaagctaaaatctaagatagacacGAGACTTATTCTACCATATTACGGTTATGAAAATGAGGTGCATAATCAACCGTCCTCCCATACCTCAAAAAAATGAAATCTAAATGACAATCTTGACATACCTTTTTATTTATTAGCTTTTGGAGGATCCTTTGTCATAACCACCATGCACAGCTAAACCATCAAGCTCTGCAAGCTCAGTTAAAATTCCTGCATTCCTTATGAATGGAGATCCTCATTCTCTGTGAATGTCTACAAAGTAGATTGACGTGTCTTGCAGCTTTCTAGTATAAGACATACGAGTAGCATTCACAACTAAAAGCTATTGTAATGCTATGGATGAGAGAAATATCTTTACATTGGGAATTGTATGTACTATAAATAAAGATACAAATAGAAAACCATAACAACTTTTCTACTACATTTCAGAGAGGGGGCAGATGAAGAGGAGTGGCATACAAATGCGGCTCTACCATGAAACAAATGCTGAATTACCTAGGATGAGATGCATACAAATGCAGTGCTTCCGTGAAACGAATATTCTTACAGAAGCGAGCTGCAGCATATCAGAATGATGAAAGTCAGCGATCATCCGGGGGGCGGGGCACCGACTGCCATCCTGCGCAGAGCTGTATTATGTCCTTGAGCGCCGGCGACGCTGGCTCCATGGTCCGCTGCTGGTAGTAGTCCTCTGGCCTGAAGACAGACCCAGGGTTATCGATCAGGCAGGGCAGCGCgccattgaggaaggcgtccCCTTCCGAGCTGATCGACCCTGCCACCACGTCCTCTTGGTCGCCGGCCTTCTCCGGCATGTACTTGAATACAGTTGTCTTCTTTGGGGGCCCTCCACCTGCCTCGTAGATGTTGCACTGGGACACGATCTGGGCCTCTACGCCTGCGCAGACGGCGTAGATGCCCCAGCTGCGCGTGTAGTTGTTGTAGAGGTGAACCTTTCCGAAGCGGAGGCGGGGGTGCCTCTGCCGCGTGTCGTCGAAGAAGCAATGGTGGATGGTGACCCTGATGCAGCGGTCGCCGACGTGCGTGGGGTCGGCACCGATGAGCATCGTCTTGTCGTGCCGCATAAAATGGCATCTGCGTGCAGTAATTTGTTAATTGGTTGGTTCAATCGTGAAGCTAATATATCGATTACTACAAAATTTCCGCATCGGATAGCAGTTTTTTTGCAATATAGTAATTAGATTTACAGGGGAAGGAAGAGTGAAAAGACCTTGAGACTGTGATGTCTGTGCTCTGGCGCGTGATGTCGATGAGGCCGTCATCGTAGTCGGCGAGGGTGCAGCGGTCAATCCAGATGTTGGTGGAGTCGGGCTTGACCTGGATGCCATCCACGTCGTGCCCGCGGCCTCCTTCGAACaccaggttgcagatgatgacgtGATGGCATGACTTGAGCTGGAGCCCCTTGCCGGTGAGCACCACGCGCTGGCCACGCCCGTCGATGGTCTTGTACGAGGAGACACGGAGGTAGGAGTGGAGGTGGATGGTGCCGGACACCTCGAAGACGATCCACAGGGGCTCCTCCGCGTGGCACGCCTCCCTCAGACTCCCGGGCCCGTTGTCTGCGCCACGCCGATTCATTCAGGAATCAAAGGATCGGGAAGCGCTGGGCGCGATCTAACTCCTTGTCGTACGTAACGTACCTTGGAGCGACGTGACGCGGTGGATGGCTCCGTAGAGGCCCCCGATGGCGTGGCGGCCGAAGCCCTCGGCGCCTCCGACCAGCGCGCGGAGCTTGTGGTCCACGTCCTGGTACGGCATCTCCCAGCCGCCGTGACGCTCGCCCTGAGGGTGAGGAGGGTGTCGCGGCGGCGATGGCGgacgaggcggaggcggaggcgaagAATCCATGTAGGGCCCCGAAACTCGTGAACCCATAGAACAGAGACGCGGTACGTCCTAAGCTGCCGGCGGCGGTCGAACGCCTCGCCTGTCTCCTCCCACGACGCTTCCTACCGGGCTACCCGGCCAGATCTGCCGACACGGCGGCAGCGAGGAAGAGTCCGAGCGGGGACAGGGACAGGAGGATGGCGATGTACGTGGGCCAGACGGCAGCGGGGGGCCGCGTACACCTTCCGCACGAAGGCCCAGCGCAGGCGCggatcctcctcctcctccgccacttccttCGCCGCGGTGGAGCGGAACTCTCGAGAGGGGGGTCGGAGGGCTAGTTGAACCGCATCTATAGGTGGTCAACAGTCACAATTATAGGTGGTCTAACAGTCACAATTGTAGAGAGACGTGGAAAACCCAAAAAAGCAAAACTAGCCGGCTAGTGGACAAGCAAATGGATGTAgcccaagaagaagaagaaaaaaattcgctTAGGCTATCCGCAGCGGTTTCCTCTAAATTTTTCCTTCTATATCACTTTTTGCGTCACATCATCAAAATTTCAcctcctattttttcatctccctaAATACTCCCTCTATaacccactacaactataaaatatcattttctatatctactatcaattttttatctactaataaTTACTTGTGGACCCACAACATAGTGTCGTAGATGATGAACAGTGAACCCCTGGATTGAGTGGGAGAGAGAAAGGAACCGCGCCACGGGGAGCCTCGTAGGGGGGCGCGCTACGGCCTGCCGCGTGCTCCTGTAGCcgccatgcaaggggagggggcgaGCGCGCGGCAGCTGCTGCGGGCAGTCTTATGCCTTTCAAGCACTCCACTACATACTAGTAGATGTAGTAGTATGTGTGCGGGGCGTGTGCCACTCCCAGTACTGATGCGAAGGATATGGATGCCATGACTGCCTTTGACAGATTTACTTAGTTGTAGTACTCTGGTAATTACCTACCTGTAACACTGCAGTTCTTTCTATGAGCAAGAGGATGAGAGTCCCCGTTGACAGATTTGTTGTAGCGCTGTCACACCACAAATCCTCCCGAACCATGGCTCTGGCTGGCAGGAAAGAAGTGAATCTGCAGGAACTTTGGAGAGGGACGAGTGCAGGAACTTTAGAGAGGGCGGGTGCAGAACGGATCAGTTCTTCGGAGTTCGGAGTTCGGACGGTGACAGTCGAGATGGGAGCGGGGTTGGCACACGCGATGCGGCGATGGAAACCAAGCTGACCTTGGCGGTGGAATGGGAGCCGGTGGCGGCGAAGAAGAAAGCGAAAATATCCGAGGTGGCTGGGACGAGCGCGAACCATACCGGCTGCGGGCCTGCGGCTATGTGAGATACAAATATGCTACCCTTCAAGTTTACACGAATCTCATTAAAATAAGGCTCCTGTTGGAGCTGTCTTTTCTTATTAAAGTTCTACGTATATTTTAATTTATTTATGTGATTAGGGTTCCTATTGAAGTTGCTATAAGGAACTTTTATAAATATTTTAGTTCTCCTTTCTCTTTCTCATGGAAAAGGCTTCAAATGTTGTTCATTTAAAAAAAATGGCATTGATGGCGTACATGAGCACTATGATCTCTTATCTTGTCGCGCGGGCATCCATGAGATGACAATGGATAAATAACTATTGGATATTAGTATCTCATATCTATATTCAAGATAAAAAAAGTCACATCGGGTCACTCATATTCACCGATGGATATGAATTTACactca is a genomic window of Zea mays cultivar B73 chromosome 5, Zm-B73-REFERENCE-NAM-5.0, whole genome shotgun sequence containing:
- the LOC109939990 gene encoding probable pectate lyase 4; amino-acid sequence: MGSRVSGPYMDSSPPPPPRPPSPPRHPPHPQGERHGGWEMPYQDVDHKLRALVGGAEGFGRHAIGGLYGAIHRVTSLQDNGPGSLREACHAEEPLWIVFEVSGTIHLHSYLRVSSYKTIDGRGQRVVLTGKGLQLKSCHHVIICNLVFEGGRGHDVDGIQVKPDSTNIWIDRCTLADYDDGLIDITRQSTDITVSRCHFMRHDKTMLIGADPTHVGDRCIRVTIHHCFFDDTRQRHPRLRFGKVHLYNNYTRSWGIYAVCAGVEAQIVSQCNIYEAGGGPPKKTTVFKYMPEKAGDQEDVVAGSISSEGDAFLNGALPCLIDNPGSVFRPEDYYQQRTMEPASPALKDIIQLCAGWQSVPRPPDDR